In Actinomycetes bacterium, a single window of DNA contains:
- a CDS encoding DUF3352 domain-containing protein — protein sequence MSDETPYVTAPDVLASEPPAPGPRWGRRVAVGGAALAVVVLAAGGYAAYGALSGGGTQPDTLVPANAVGIVELDLNPPAGQKLNAMRLLHRLPKDTVHVGADNYRDALLQTIFAKANGIDYATDVDPWLGDRAAAAVLPPVAGGDSPTTEVVLQVKDVAKFKAAAPKLFSASGDGWVIRDGYVVISQDTDTATRLADSAAKADLADSSDYSLDTSGLGERIMTGWYDLSRAATLLPAATRASVGDAVHGRATFAVRVEPDALELVANETGVTSGAAARVALLPKLPGGTVAALELTGGGQRVAQEWKQVLASMSSSGVDASQLTQTYKRQFGLDLPGDLTTLLGSDAVGAVVVPTDAKTPVFGYVSVTDPAKARALATRLGRLLARFGAPAPTVTSDGLAWGTSPAWAKEATSGDLGSEALVKQALPDLGTASAAVYVNVAGLSALSDGSSSLAGTSSVADAGVAAVGLTSTSDGSTAHLRVRVIFK from the coding sequence ATGAGCGACGAGACGCCGTACGTCACTGCGCCCGACGTGCTCGCATCCGAGCCGCCGGCGCCCGGCCCGCGCTGGGGCCGCCGCGTCGCGGTCGGCGGCGCCGCGCTCGCCGTCGTGGTGCTCGCAGCCGGCGGCTACGCCGCGTACGGCGCCCTCTCGGGCGGCGGCACCCAGCCGGACACCCTCGTCCCGGCGAACGCGGTCGGGATCGTCGAGCTGGATCTCAACCCACCGGCCGGCCAGAAGCTCAACGCGATGCGGCTGCTGCACCGGCTGCCCAAGGACACCGTGCACGTCGGCGCGGACAACTACCGGGACGCGCTGCTACAGACGATCTTCGCCAAGGCCAACGGGATCGACTACGCGACCGACGTCGACCCGTGGCTCGGCGACCGCGCCGCCGCGGCGGTCCTGCCGCCGGTCGCGGGCGGCGACAGCCCGACGACCGAGGTCGTGCTGCAGGTCAAGGACGTCGCCAAGTTCAAGGCCGCCGCGCCGAAGCTCTTCTCGGCCAGCGGTGACGGCTGGGTGATCCGCGACGGCTACGTCGTGATCTCCCAGGACACCGACACCGCGACGCGCCTGGCCGACTCCGCGGCGAAGGCCGACCTCGCCGACAGCTCCGACTACTCGCTGGACACCAGCGGGCTGGGCGAGCGCATCATGACCGGCTGGTACGACCTGTCGCGGGCGGCGACGCTGCTGCCGGCAGCTACGCGCGCGTCGGTGGGCGACGCCGTCCACGGGCGTGCGACCTTCGCGGTCCGCGTCGAGCCGGACGCGCTCGAGCTGGTCGCGAATGAGACCGGCGTCACGAGTGGTGCTGCCGCGCGGGTCGCGCTGCTGCCCAAGCTGCCGGGGGGCACCGTCGCCGCGCTCGAGCTGACCGGCGGCGGCCAGCGGGTGGCCCAGGAGTGGAAGCAGGTCCTCGCGTCGATGTCCTCCTCCGGGGTGGACGCCTCGCAGCTGACGCAGACGTACAAGAGGCAGTTCGGCCTCGACCTGCCCGGCGACCTCACCACGCTGCTCGGCAGCGACGCCGTGGGCGCCGTCGTCGTGCCGACCGACGCCAAGACACCGGTGTTCGGCTACGTCTCGGTGACCGACCCGGCCAAGGCTCGCGCGCTCGCGACCCGGCTCGGCCGTCTGCTGGCCCGCTTCGGGGCGCCGGCGCCGACCGTGACGTCGGACGGCCTCGCCTGGGGGACGTCGCCGGCGTGGGCCAAGGAGGCGACGAGCGGCGACCTCGGCTCGGAGGCCCTGGTCAAGCAGGCGCTGCCGGACCTGGGGACGGCGTCGGCGGCGGTGTACGTCAACGTCGCGGGCCTCTCGGCGCTGTCCGACGGCTCCTCCTCGCTGGCGGGCACGTCCTCCGTGGCCGACGCCGGCGTCGCCGCCGTCGGACTGACCTCGACCTCCGACGGCTCCACCGCCCACCTGAGGG